The Arthrobacter russicus genome has a segment encoding these proteins:
- a CDS encoding DUF4345 domain-containing protein, with the protein MTENAVPEETPGDLSAGIEADPEELAQAEKLADWKVFRIVVAVIGLVLLAIGLYEVITGAKGVPGFTGTSDASLESSYRFLAGVFLGAGAAFIAIAIKFQWAQVLFFVCGMIFLGGLSRVLSWALSGTPTPIAIFQMIAELVFPPVVVVWYLWINRTQKLRASYRQSPVVPQG; encoded by the coding sequence ATGACGGAAAATGCAGTCCCGGAAGAAACCCCCGGGGACCTTTCGGCCGGGATCGAAGCGGATCCCGAGGAATTGGCCCAGGCCGAGAAGCTCGCCGATTGGAAAGTGTTCCGGATCGTGGTGGCGGTGATCGGGCTGGTGCTGCTCGCCATCGGGCTTTACGAAGTGATCACCGGAGCCAAAGGCGTGCCCGGATTCACCGGGACTTCGGACGCCAGCTTGGAGTCCAGCTACCGGTTCTTGGCCGGGGTCTTCCTCGGTGCCGGAGCGGCTTTCATCGCCATTGCGATCAAGTTCCAGTGGGCGCAGGTGCTGTTCTTCGTGTGCGGCATGATTTTCCTCGGCGGACTCTCCCGAGTGCTCTCCTGGGCGCTCTCCGGCACCCCGACGCCGATCGCGATTTTCCAGATGATCGCCGAGTTGGTGTTCCCCCCGGTCGTGGTGGTCTGGTACCTGTGGATCAACCGGACCCAGAAACTGCGGGCCAGCTACCGTCAATCCCCGGTTGTGCCGCAGGGCTGA
- the infB gene encoding translation initiation factor IF-2 translates to MAKARVHELAKELGITSKDAVAKLQELGEFVRSASSTIEAPVVKKLRDAFPNAGAPAESAAPKSAARPAPKAPAKAESAPAAEAAAPAPAAPAAPAAPAAKAAEAPAAETAKAPAAKPDSGSTARPGAARPGAAGPRPGNNPFATSQGMPRAGARGDGERTPAAPAAGSGGPRPGGPRPGAPRPGNNPFASSQGMPRAGARGDGERPGGPRPAAGAGGPRPGAPRPGGAPRPGGAGGNRPTPGMMPNRTERPAPAGRGGPGGAGGGRGGPGGAARPGGAPGGAPGGAPAGGGFGKGGRGRGGTQGAFGKGGAGRGKQRKSKRAKRQELEQMSAPSLGGVSVPRGDGNTVVRLRRGSSITDFADKIEANPAALVTVLFHLGEMATATQSLDEETFALLGEELGYKLQVVSPEDEERELLSTFDIDFDAELDAEGDEDLEARPPVVTVMGHVDHGKTRLLDAIRNSDVVAGEHGGITQHIGAYQVNHVHEGEIRKITFIDTPGHEAFTAMRARGAKVTDIAILVVAADDGVMPQTVEALNHAQAADVPIVVAVNKIDKEGANPEKIRGQLTEYGLVPEEYGGETMFVDVSARQNQNIDALLEAVMLTADAALDLRANPNKDARGIAIEANLDKGRGSVATVLVQSGTLAVGDTIVAGTAHGRVRAMFDDDGSAVTEAGPSRPVQVLGLSSVPRAGDTFFVTGDERTARQIAEKREAADRNAALAKRRKRISLEDFDQAVADGKVDTLNLILKGDVSGAVEALEDSLLKIDVGEGVQLRVIHRGVGAITQNDVNLATVDSAIIIGFNVKPAERVAELADREGVDMRFYSVIYAAIDDIELALKGMLKPEYEEVQLGTAEIREIFRSSKFGNIAGSIVRSGLIRRNAKARVLRNGEIIGDNLTVDSLKRFKDDATEVREGFECGIGLGSFNNLQLEDIIETFEMREKPRV, encoded by the coding sequence GTGGCTAAGGCCCGTGTACATGAGCTCGCCAAAGAGCTTGGAATCACTTCCAAAGATGCAGTTGCAAAACTGCAGGAACTGGGCGAATTCGTTCGCTCGGCGTCATCGACCATCGAAGCTCCGGTGGTGAAGAAACTTCGCGATGCGTTCCCGAACGCGGGCGCGCCGGCAGAGTCCGCTGCGCCCAAGTCGGCGGCGCGTCCAGCCCCCAAGGCTCCGGCCAAAGCCGAATCGGCACCGGCTGCAGAAGCCGCCGCGCCGGCTCCCGCAGCGCCTGCGGCTCCCGCCGCTCCGGCCGCCAAGGCAGCTGAAGCCCCGGCCGCCGAAACCGCAAAGGCACCGGCGGCAAAGCCGGATTCCGGCAGCACGGCGCGTCCGGGCGCAGCCCGTCCCGGTGCCGCTGGTCCGCGACCGGGCAACAACCCGTTCGCCACCTCGCAGGGCATGCCGCGCGCCGGCGCCCGGGGCGATGGCGAACGCACCCCGGCTGCTCCGGCAGCCGGTTCCGGCGGGCCCCGTCCCGGCGGTCCGCGTCCCGGGGCCCCGCGCCCGGGCAACAACCCCTTCGCCTCATCCCAGGGCATGCCGCGCGCCGGTGCCCGGGGCGATGGCGAACGTCCGGGCGGTCCGCGTCCGGCAGCCGGCGCTGGCGGTCCCCGTCCGGGCGCCCCTCGTCCCGGCGGCGCTCCGCGCCCAGGTGGTGCCGGTGGAAACCGTCCCACCCCGGGCATGATGCCCAACCGCACCGAACGTCCGGCTCCGGCCGGTCGTGGCGGTCCGGGCGGTGCCGGTGGTGGCCGTGGCGGCCCCGGCGGCGCAGCGCGTCCCGGTGGCGCTCCGGGCGGTGCACCGGGTGGTGCTCCGGCCGGTGGTGGCTTCGGAAAGGGCGGTCGCGGTCGCGGCGGCACCCAGGGCGCCTTCGGCAAGGGCGGCGCCGGTCGCGGCAAGCAGCGCAAGTCGAAGCGTGCGAAGCGGCAGGAACTGGAGCAGATGAGTGCTCCGTCGCTGGGTGGCGTGAGCGTACCCCGCGGCGACGGCAACACCGTGGTCCGACTCCGTCGTGGCTCCTCGATCACCGATTTCGCGGACAAGATCGAGGCCAACCCGGCAGCGTTGGTCACCGTGCTCTTCCACTTGGGCGAAATGGCGACCGCCACGCAGTCCCTGGACGAAGAGACTTTCGCCCTGCTCGGTGAGGAACTCGGCTACAAACTGCAGGTCGTATCGCCGGAGGACGAGGAGCGCGAGCTGCTCAGCACCTTCGACATCGACTTCGATGCCGAGCTCGACGCCGAAGGCGACGAAGACCTCGAGGCACGTCCGCCGGTCGTCACCGTGATGGGCCACGTCGATCACGGTAAGACCCGTTTGCTCGACGCGATCCGCAATTCGGACGTCGTCGCCGGAGAACACGGCGGCATCACCCAGCACATCGGTGCTTACCAGGTGAACCACGTGCACGAGGGCGAGATCCGCAAGATCACCTTCATCGACACCCCGGGCCACGAGGCGTTCACCGCCATGCGTGCCCGTGGTGCCAAGGTCACCGACATCGCGATCCTGGTGGTCGCCGCGGACGACGGCGTGATGCCGCAGACCGTTGAAGCGCTCAACCACGCGCAGGCGGCCGACGTGCCGATCGTGGTCGCGGTGAACAAGATCGACAAGGAAGGCGCGAACCCGGAGAAGATCCGCGGCCAGCTCACCGAATACGGTCTGGTGCCGGAAGAGTACGGCGGCGAGACCATGTTCGTCGACGTTTCGGCCCGGCAGAACCAGAACATCGATGCCTTGCTCGAAGCCGTCATGCTGACCGCAGACGCAGCGCTGGACCTGCGGGCCAACCCGAACAAGGACGCTCGCGGAATCGCGATCGAAGCGAACTTGGACAAAGGCCGCGGTTCGGTCGCCACCGTGCTGGTGCAATCCGGCACCTTGGCGGTCGGCGACACGATCGTCGCCGGTACCGCGCACGGCCGCGTCCGGGCGATGTTCGACGACGACGGTTCCGCGGTCACCGAAGCCGGACCTTCGCGTCCGGTCCAGGTGCTCGGCCTGTCGTCGGTGCCCCGTGCCGGTGACACCTTCTTTGTCACCGGTGACGAGCGCACGGCGCGTCAGATCGCCGAGAAGCGCGAAGCCGCGGACCGCAATGCGGCCCTGGCCAAGCGTCGCAAGCGGATCAGCCTGGAAGACTTCGACCAGGCGGTCGCCGATGGCAAGGTCGATACGCTCAACTTGATCCTCAAGGGCGACGTCTCCGGTGCAGTTGAAGCACTCGAAGATTCCTTGCTCAAGATTGACGTCGGCGAAGGCGTGCAGCTGCGCGTCATCCACCGCGGCGTCGGTGCGATCACGCAGAACGACGTCAACCTGGCGACCGTGGACAGCGCGATCATCATCGGCTTCAACGTCAAGCCGGCCGAGCGGGTGGCCGAACTGGCCGACCGCGAAGGCGTCGACATGCGCTTCTACTCGGTCATCTACGCGGCGATCGACGACATCGAGCTGGCGCTCAAGGGCATGCTCAAGCCGGAATACGAGGAAGTCCAGTTGGGTACCGCGGAAATCCGCGAGATCTTCCGGTCGTCCAAGTTCGGCAACATCGCCGGTTCGATTGTGCGCAGCGGCTTGATCCGACGCAATGCGAAGGCACGCGTGCTCCGCAACGGCGAAATCATCGGGGACAACCTCACGGTGGACTCGCTCAAGCGGTTCAAGGACGATGCCACCGAGGTCCGCGAAGGCTTCGAGTGCGGCATCGGCCTCGGTTCGTTCAACAACCTGCAGCTCGAAGACATCATCGAGACCTTCGAAATGCGTGAGAAGCCGCGGGTCTAG
- a CDS encoding pyridoxal phosphate-dependent aminotransferase — MPSLAAHVTALQPNLIREITEAAWARAASGQRTLILSIGEPAFEVPAHIRQAGIDCLLRDETDYTPNGGLPALQEAFAARLARDQGVDADSGRIVVTAGAQQGLHLAMTLLLAPGDEILIPNPGYPTFGMTAELLGAVPVGYPLRAEHGFQPQTADLAALITPRTRVLLLNSPSNPLGAVLSAELTRGLVELAREHDLWVISDECYEAFSFDLPHVSPVQFDSDGRVLVCWTASKTYSMTGLRIGAVLTPPGVGKPVSMAVESTFSCVSTPAQYAALAALTGPQDSVVTARSHYRANRDAAEALLRARGLRFLDAQGAFYLWVEVSHVSAGDVQAWVHGFLASDGVALAPGTAFGSQGEGWVRIALCGDTAELLEGVARVPAP, encoded by the coding sequence ATGCCTTCGCTTGCCGCGCACGTCACCGCCTTGCAGCCGAATCTGATCCGGGAGATCACCGAAGCCGCCTGGGCCAGAGCCGCCTCCGGGCAGCGCACCCTGATCTTGAGCATCGGCGAGCCGGCCTTCGAGGTGCCGGCGCACATCCGGCAAGCCGGGATCGACTGCCTGCTCCGGGATGAGACCGATTACACGCCGAACGGCGGCCTCCCGGCGCTGCAGGAGGCATTCGCGGCCCGTTTGGCCCGGGACCAGGGCGTCGACGCGGATTCCGGCCGGATCGTGGTGACCGCGGGCGCGCAACAGGGCTTGCACCTGGCTATGACGCTGCTGCTCGCCCCCGGGGACGAGATCCTGATCCCGAATCCGGGTTACCCGACGTTCGGCATGACCGCGGAGCTCCTCGGCGCCGTGCCGGTCGGCTACCCGTTGCGCGCCGAACACGGCTTCCAGCCGCAGACTGCCGATCTGGCCGCGCTGATCACCCCGCGCACCCGGGTGCTGTTACTCAACTCGCCGTCGAACCCCTTGGGCGCGGTGCTCTCCGCGGAACTGACCCGGGGGCTAGTCGAGTTGGCGCGCGAGCACGACCTGTGGGTGATCTCGGACGAATGCTACGAAGCCTTCAGCTTCGACCTGCCGCACGTCTCACCGGTGCAGTTCGATTCCGACGGCCGGGTGCTGGTCTGTTGGACCGCTTCGAAGACCTACTCGATGACCGGGCTCCGGATCGGCGCGGTGCTCACCCCGCCCGGCGTCGGCAAACCGGTTTCCATGGCGGTCGAATCGACCTTCTCCTGCGTCAGCACCCCGGCGCAGTACGCCGCCCTGGCCGCCTTGACCGGACCGCAGGATTCGGTGGTGACGGCCCGATCGCACTATCGCGCCAACCGCGACGCCGCCGAGGCATTGCTGCGGGCCCGGGGTCTGCGGTTCTTGGACGCGCAGGGCGCGTTTTACCTCTGGGTCGAGGTGTCGCATGTTTCCGCCGGCGACGTCCAGGCCTGGGTGCACGGCTTCCTGGCGTCCGACGGCGTGGCGCTGGCTCCGGGCACGGCTTTCGGCTCGCAGGGCGAGGGGTGGGTGCGGATCGCGCTGTGCGGGGACACCGCCGAGCTGCTCGAAGGCGTCGCCCGGGTCCCCGCGCCCTGA
- the rbfA gene encoding 30S ribosome-binding factor RbfA, with product MADPARAARLAQRIKVIVAEALRKQVKQPGVENITITETRVTNDLQHATIYYTIFGDAEARTEAEESLEKSRGILRREVGRNLTIRLTPSLEFISDEVPETASHVEELIRQAKERDAELAAQAARAEFAGDADPYKKPEDDEA from the coding sequence ATGGCCGATCCGGCTCGGGCTGCACGACTGGCCCAACGAATCAAAGTGATCGTCGCCGAGGCGCTGCGCAAGCAGGTCAAGCAGCCCGGCGTGGAGAACATCACGATCACCGAAACCCGCGTCACCAATGATTTGCAGCACGCGACGATCTATTACACGATTTTCGGCGATGCCGAGGCCCGCACAGAGGCCGAGGAGTCGCTGGAAAAGTCCCGGGGCATCCTGCGCCGCGAAGTGGGCCGGAACCTGACCATCCGGCTCACGCCCAGCCTGGAGTTCATCTCCGATGAGGTCCCGGAAACGGCCAGCCATGTCGAAGAGCTGATCCGGCAGGCCAAGGAGCGCGACGCCGAACTGGCTGCGCAGGCTGCCCGGGCAGAGTTCGCCGGCGATGCGGATCCGTACAAGAAGCCCGAGGACGACGAAGCCTAG
- the truB gene encoding tRNA pseudouridine(55) synthase TruB, which yields MLSGLVIVDKPQGWTSHDVVAKMRRLAGTRKVGHAGTLDPMATGVLVLGVNKATKLLTYIVGTTKTYTATIRLGQATVTDDAEGEVTETSPTAQVTEAAVRNGIAGLTGEISQVPSSVSAIKVDGERSYARVRAGKDVQLAARPVRILRFELHSFHRLPGDLIDLEVTVECSSGTYIRALARDLGAGLGSGGHLTALRRTAVGPYSLAEARTMDQLAAEFRMLEMSDAARALMPVRELTADEVVELSFGRRIPSGPQAHPAADPVAAFAPDRSLVALLDDPGPAGKSAKAVLVFAPDEGGSGAA from the coding sequence GTGCTTTCCGGACTTGTGATCGTGGACAAACCCCAGGGGTGGACCAGCCACGACGTCGTGGCGAAAATGCGCCGGCTCGCCGGCACCCGCAAAGTCGGCCACGCCGGCACCTTGGACCCGATGGCCACCGGGGTGCTGGTGCTCGGCGTCAACAAGGCCACCAAGCTGCTGACCTACATCGTGGGGACCACGAAGACCTATACCGCGACGATTCGGTTGGGCCAGGCCACGGTCACCGACGATGCCGAAGGCGAGGTTACCGAAACCAGTCCGACGGCGCAGGTCACCGAAGCCGCGGTCCGGAACGGGATCGCCGGACTCACCGGCGAGATTTCCCAAGTGCCCAGCAGCGTCAGCGCGATCAAGGTCGACGGAGAGCGTTCTTACGCCCGGGTTCGGGCCGGCAAGGACGTCCAGCTCGCGGCCCGGCCGGTGCGGATCCTGCGCTTCGAACTGCACAGCTTCCACCGGCTGCCCGGCGATCTGATCGACCTCGAAGTCACCGTCGAATGCTCATCCGGAACCTACATCCGGGCGCTGGCCCGGGACCTCGGCGCGGGTCTGGGCAGCGGCGGCCACCTGACCGCGCTGCGCCGCACCGCGGTCGGACCGTATTCCCTGGCCGAAGCACGCACCATGGACCAGCTCGCCGCGGAATTCCGGATGCTGGAGATGTCCGACGCCGCCCGGGCGCTGATGCCGGTGCGGGAGCTGACCGCCGATGAAGTCGTGGAACTTTCCTTCGGCCGCCGGATCCCGTCCGGGCCGCAGGCGCACCCGGCCGCCGATCCAGTCGCGGCCTTCGCACCGGACCGCAGCCTGGTGGCTTTGCTTGACGACCCGGGCCCGGCAGGCAAGAGCGCAAAAGCGGTTTTGGTGTTCGCACCGGATGAAGGGGGTTCAGGTGCAGCCTGA
- a CDS encoding bifunctional riboflavin kinase/FAD synthetase: MQYFNGISEVPADFGPSVVTLGNFDGVHRGHQEVLRKLVGLARSQGAKAVAITFDPHPAQVHRPESAPGQIMSLADRVDTMSQTGLDAVLVLHYTLEFAQQSPEEFVRATFVEALHAAAVVIGHDVRFGKANAGDLGTMQELGGRFGFQVQVIGEFGTDRRCSSTWVREALDRGDVRTAAEVLGRAHHMRGTVVHGAARGRELGFPTANLAPEASGYIPADGIYAGWLVDAVGNRWPAAISVGSNPTFEGVSRQVEAHVIDRPEEAVEDFDLYGQSVTVEFIERLRGMVAYTGPEALIEQMCKDVVQARTVLSADAAVREIA, translated from the coding sequence GTGCAGTACTTCAATGGCATCTCCGAGGTCCCTGCCGACTTCGGTCCTTCAGTGGTGACTCTGGGAAATTTCGACGGCGTGCACCGCGGACATCAAGAAGTCCTCCGCAAGCTGGTCGGCCTGGCGCGGAGCCAGGGCGCCAAAGCCGTAGCCATCACCTTCGATCCGCATCCGGCCCAGGTGCACCGGCCGGAAAGCGCCCCGGGGCAGATCATGAGTCTGGCCGACCGGGTGGACACCATGTCGCAGACCGGCCTCGATGCAGTCTTGGTGCTGCACTACACCCTGGAATTCGCCCAGCAGAGTCCGGAAGAGTTCGTCCGGGCCACCTTCGTCGAGGCGCTGCACGCCGCCGCCGTGGTGATCGGGCACGACGTCCGCTTCGGCAAGGCGAACGCCGGGGATCTGGGCACGATGCAAGAACTCGGCGGGCGGTTCGGATTCCAAGTGCAGGTGATCGGCGAATTCGGTACGGATCGCCGGTGTTCTTCGACCTGGGTTCGGGAAGCGCTCGACCGCGGCGATGTGCGGACTGCGGCCGAAGTCCTGGGCCGGGCGCACCATATGCGCGGCACCGTGGTGCACGGCGCGGCCCGCGGTCGCGAGCTCGGCTTCCCGACTGCGAACTTGGCACCGGAAGCATCCGGCTACATTCCGGCCGACGGCATTTATGCCGGTTGGCTGGTAGACGCGGTCGGAAACCGCTGGCCCGCGGCGATTTCAGTGGGTTCGAACCCCACCTTCGAGGGTGTGAGCCGGCAAGTGGAGGCGCATGTGATCGACCGGCCGGAGGAAGCGGTTGAGGATTTCGACCTCTACGGCCAATCCGTCACGGTGGAATTCATCGAGCGCCTGCGCGGCATGGTCGCCTATACCGGGCCGGAAGCGCTGATCGAACAGATGTGCAAGGACGTGGTACAGGCGCGGACCGTGCTTTCCGCGGATGCTGCAGTTCGAGAGATTGCTTGA
- a CDS encoding GNAT family N-acetyltransferase, which yields MSQQPAVPLPEVPVLSDQTVRLRGMELRDAPELIANCRDPEAVRWTTVPLDYSADDAQQFITEICPQGWRDGSTQTFAIADAGSDRLLGTIDLHQFRAATAELGINVGPAARGSGAALRAVRLIQDYACHGLSLEYLYWQAYVPNWPSRKLAWKAGFRFEAELPGFAAARGVSTDVWLLSWAAGAPGAEPEPWSGPVLT from the coding sequence ATGAGCCAGCAGCCGGCCGTTCCGCTTCCGGAGGTACCGGTGCTCTCGGACCAGACGGTACGCTTGCGCGGCATGGAGCTGCGCGACGCCCCGGAGCTGATCGCCAACTGCCGGGACCCGGAAGCGGTCCGCTGGACCACGGTGCCCCTGGACTATTCGGCCGATGATGCGCAGCAGTTCATCACCGAGATCTGTCCGCAGGGATGGCGCGACGGCAGCACCCAGACTTTCGCGATCGCGGATGCCGGTTCGGACCGCTTGCTGGGCACCATCGACCTGCACCAGTTCCGGGCGGCCACCGCGGAACTGGGCATCAACGTCGGGCCGGCGGCCCGGGGGAGCGGCGCGGCATTGCGCGCCGTGCGGCTGATCCAGGACTATGCCTGCCACGGATTGTCATTGGAATACCTCTATTGGCAGGCCTACGTGCCGAACTGGCCGAGCCGGAAGCTCGCGTGGAAAGCCGGATTCCGATTCGAAGCCGAACTGCCCGGATTCGCCGCGGCCCGCGGGGTCAGCACCGATGTTTGGCTGCTGTCTTGGGCCGCCGGCGCACCGGGCGCCGAGCCGGAGCCATGGTCGGGGCCGGTGCTCACCTGA